A genomic stretch from Vibrio cortegadensis includes:
- the rsgA gene encoding ribosome small subunit-dependent GTPase A: MNSNLNLSHPMSLQQLGWQPVFQQQLTLEDYESNVIARITAHHRSSYTLATEQGELSLPIHQNQPLMTVGDWIILDANQQFLRLLDRQSLFSRKAAGSKVAEQYISANIDTVFIVVSLNNDFNLSRIERYLAMTNEAQVESVIVLTKADLCDDVESKCQQVQNLDTLLMIESVNSLDHASVQTLNAWCKLGQTVAFMGSSGVGKSTLVNTLMQSDDQETGGIREDDSKGRHTTTSRSLHCMPNGGLLLDTPGMRELQLADCADGVSETFSDIEALTKQCRFSDCQHQTEPGCAVQKALASGELEQRRLSNYLKLLREQARNGATLAQQRAHYKQLGKMYRNVQSESRSRKKGY; this comes from the coding sequence ATGAATTCTAATCTAAATTTATCTCATCCAATGTCCTTACAACAACTTGGATGGCAGCCTGTTTTTCAGCAACAACTTACGCTCGAAGACTACGAATCAAATGTCATCGCGCGCATTACCGCGCATCACAGAAGCAGTTATACATTAGCAACAGAGCAAGGGGAATTATCTCTTCCAATCCATCAAAACCAGCCACTAATGACGGTTGGAGACTGGATCATTCTGGACGCCAACCAACAATTTCTTAGGTTACTAGACCGACAGTCACTGTTTAGCCGAAAAGCCGCTGGCAGCAAAGTGGCGGAGCAATATATCTCAGCCAACATCGATACGGTCTTCATTGTTGTTTCACTCAATAATGATTTTAACTTAAGTCGAATTGAACGTTATTTGGCAATGACGAATGAAGCTCAGGTCGAATCTGTGATCGTATTGACGAAAGCAGACCTATGCGATGATGTGGAATCAAAATGCCAACAAGTTCAAAATCTAGACACTCTGCTTATGATTGAAAGCGTTAATAGTCTTGATCACGCCAGCGTTCAAACCTTGAATGCATGGTGCAAGTTAGGACAAACCGTCGCGTTTATGGGCTCTTCTGGGGTTGGCAAATCGACCTTAGTGAATACCTTGATGCAAAGTGATGATCAAGAAACGGGCGGCATTAGAGAGGACGACAGCAAAGGCCGACATACCACCACATCCCGCTCACTCCACTGTATGCCAAACGGTGGGTTACTGCTGGATACTCCGGGAATGAGGGAGCTTCAATTAGCCGACTGTGCTGATGGAGTCAGTGAAACGTTTTCCGATATAGAAGCGTTAACAAAGCAGTGTCGCTTCTCTGATTGCCAACATCAGACCGAACCTGGTTGTGCGGTACAGAAGGCTTTGGCATCAGGGGAACTAGAGCAGCGTCGTTTAAGCAACTATTTAAAGTTGCTCAGAGAACAAGCTCGCAATGGTGCCACACTCGCTCAGCAACGAGCCCACTATAAACAGTTAGGAAAAATGTACAGAAATGTGCAATCAGAAAGCCGAAGTAGGAAGAAAGGCTACTAG
- the malE gene encoding maltose/maltodextrin ABC transporter substrate-binding protein MalE, with product MKRAIKTLSVCALATLIASPVMAMEEGEITIWINGDKSYDGLSLIGKQFEEDTGVKVRVQHPDSLEAKFQQAAATGGGPDIIFWAHDRFGGYAESGLLYEINPSKEFKNKLADFSWDAVTFDGKLVGYPVAIETPSLIYNKDLLPNPPKTWEELESIHKEMAAQGKTGLMWDVKNAYFTWPMISSGGAFAFEKTATGYNAKSTGVNNAAGVHGLQFLVDMVNKGVINPNMDYSVAEGAFTKGEAAMTINGPWAWGNLDKLGVNYGVAVLPTLNGGKGNPFVGILSAGINAASPNTDLAVEFLENYLYKDESLKIMNDDKPLGAVTLKSFQKILESDERIKSTMINAENGEIMPNIPQMTAYWFAEGAAIDNAMQGKQTVKEALDMAAKQITK from the coding sequence ATGAAACGTGCAATTAAAACTTTATCTGTCTGTGCTCTTGCCACTCTTATCGCCTCACCAGTTATGGCGATGGAAGAAGGCGAAATTACTATCTGGATCAATGGCGATAAAAGCTATGATGGCTTATCCCTTATTGGCAAACAGTTTGAAGAAGACACCGGCGTAAAAGTGCGAGTTCAACACCCAGATTCATTAGAAGCGAAATTCCAACAAGCTGCCGCAACGGGTGGCGGTCCTGATATTATTTTTTGGGCTCATGACCGCTTTGGTGGTTATGCTGAATCTGGCCTACTTTATGAAATCAACCCAAGCAAAGAGTTCAAGAACAAGTTGGCAGACTTCAGTTGGGATGCCGTAACATTTGACGGCAAACTCGTCGGCTACCCAGTTGCGATTGAAACTCCTTCTCTTATTTACAACAAAGATTTACTTCCAAACCCACCGAAAACATGGGAAGAGCTTGAGTCCATTCATAAAGAGATGGCAGCCCAAGGCAAAACTGGCCTAATGTGGGATGTTAAGAACGCATACTTCACCTGGCCAATGATCTCTTCTGGTGGCGCATTTGCATTTGAAAAAACGGCAACAGGCTACAATGCAAAAAGCACTGGCGTAAACAACGCGGCAGGTGTCCACGGCCTTCAATTCCTAGTGGATATGGTAAATAAAGGGGTAATTAACCCAAATATGGACTACTCCGTTGCTGAAGGTGCTTTCACTAAAGGTGAAGCAGCAATGACAATTAATGGCCCTTGGGCATGGGGTAACCTAGATAAACTTGGCGTAAATTATGGTGTCGCGGTTCTACCAACCCTAAACGGTGGTAAAGGCAATCCATTCGTAGGCATACTAAGTGCTGGTATCAACGCTGCGAGCCCTAATACAGACCTAGCCGTTGAGTTCTTGGAAAATTACTTGTACAAAGATGAATCACTTAAAATCATGAACGATGATAAACCTCTAGGGGCTGTAACCCTTAAATCGTTCCAAAAAATCTTAGAAAGTGATGAAAGAATCAAGTCAACAATGATCAATGCGGAGAATGGCGAAATAATGCCAAACATCCCTCAAATGACTGCATACTGGTTCGCAGAAGGTGCTGCAATTGATAATGCAATGCAAGGAAAGCAAACCGTAAAAGAAGCCTTGGATATGGCAGCGAAACAAATCACCAAATAA
- the sstT gene encoding serine/threonine transporter SstT — protein MQNNNLIARFARGNLVLQILAGIVLGAVLASASPSSAQSVGLLGSLFVGALKAVAPILVFILVAASIANQKKNQHTHMRPIVVLYLFGTFAAALTAVLMSFMFPTTLTLVAGAEGTTPPQGIAEVLNTLLFKLVDNPVNALMSANYIGILAWAVGLGLALHHASDTTKAVFEDLSHGVSQIVRFIIRLAPFGIFGLVSSTLATTGFEALGGYLQLLFVLLGSMAIIALVVNPIIVYVKTKENPYPLIFQCIRESGVTAFFTRSSAANIPVNMALCEKLKLDEDTYSVSIPLGATINMAGAAITITVLTLAAVHTMGIEIDLLTAILLSVVAAVSACGASGVAGGSLLLIPLACGLFGISNDVAMQVVAVGFIIGVIQDSAETALNSSTDVVFTAAVCKSEQKKAAQ, from the coding sequence ATGCAAAACAACAACCTTATCGCCCGCTTTGCCCGGGGCAATCTGGTACTTCAAATACTCGCCGGTATCGTTCTCGGTGCAGTACTTGCAAGTGCTTCTCCTAGTAGCGCTCAAAGTGTCGGCTTACTGGGTAGCCTTTTTGTCGGAGCATTAAAAGCGGTTGCACCCATTTTAGTCTTCATTCTTGTTGCTGCTTCGATCGCTAACCAAAAGAAAAATCAACACACGCATATGCGTCCAATTGTTGTTTTATACCTTTTTGGCACCTTTGCTGCTGCATTAACCGCTGTTCTAATGAGCTTCATGTTCCCAACCACTTTGACACTGGTTGCGGGTGCGGAAGGCACAACACCACCACAAGGCATCGCGGAAGTTTTAAATACTCTACTCTTCAAACTTGTCGATAACCCAGTAAATGCGTTAATGAGCGCTAACTATATTGGTATTTTGGCGTGGGCAGTTGGACTTGGTTTAGCTCTTCACCATGCATCAGATACAACCAAAGCCGTATTTGAAGATTTAAGTCACGGCGTATCACAAATCGTCCGTTTCATTATTCGCCTAGCGCCATTTGGTATCTTCGGTTTGGTTTCTTCAACGCTTGCTACGACCGGTTTTGAAGCACTTGGTGGTTACCTTCAACTACTGTTCGTATTGCTTGGTTCAATGGCGATCATCGCACTCGTGGTTAACCCGATCATTGTGTATGTAAAAACCAAAGAAAATCCATACCCTCTGATTTTCCAATGCATTCGTGAAAGTGGTGTCACTGCGTTTTTCACTCGTTCAAGCGCGGCTAACATTCCTGTCAACATGGCGTTATGTGAAAAGCTTAAGCTAGATGAAGATACTTACTCAGTATCCATTCCTCTAGGTGCAACAATCAACATGGCAGGCGCGGCAATAACAATCACAGTGCTAACCCTTGCTGCTGTTCATACAATGGGTATTGAAATTGACCTACTGACGGCGATACTACTGAGTGTAGTTGCCGCAGTATCTGCTTGTGGTGCTTCAGGCGTTGCAGGTGGCTCACTACTGCTTATTCCATTAGCTTGTGGTTTATTTGGTATTTCAAACGACGTAGCAATGCAAGTCGTCGCGGTTGGTTTTATCATAGGTGTGATTCAAGACTCTGCTGAGACGGCGCTAAATAGCTCAACAGACGTAGTATTCACAGCTGCTGTATGTAAATCAGAGCAAAAGAAAGCGGCACAATAA
- a CDS encoding tetratricopeptide repeat protein — protein MSTMGIAIGATLLSLVLVFVWLVSLSLRKQRIEQERKAREVAYRKAIEKAKQQEQQERVFKAETGHVPTILFLAKEAERGNLKEALYWYNKAAKLDNVSGMYGVVRISDRVKDDLILKEQANFWRLSIAAADGDKHAKYEAGKALIGGRGTDKNIPKGVSVIEEVADEGNVEAMLFMGDWSMSKENMNKSPVASSEWYQLAANKGNSNGRIKLGLNHLHGIGVEKSHTKGCYWLELAAEKGSYEAMYHAGEAWREHGANGNAIAYIWLFLSAHFGYEPARAARDVVGGIIDVETVVGLQTLSKPLMKKLTEGAAPKHSIIRALNKLYKREEFFPEKLSSEDMQPVDNVVVESDDVNKSAFDVSFDFLPNSDYSAEDKSQTN, from the coding sequence ATGAGTACGATGGGAATTGCGATTGGAGCGACATTGCTTTCTTTAGTGCTAGTGTTCGTTTGGTTGGTTTCTCTCTCTTTAAGAAAGCAGAGAATCGAACAAGAACGCAAAGCGAGAGAAGTGGCTTATCGTAAAGCGATTGAAAAAGCAAAGCAGCAAGAGCAACAAGAACGAGTATTCAAAGCTGAAACTGGGCATGTACCAACGATTTTGTTTTTGGCTAAAGAAGCAGAACGAGGAAATTTGAAAGAAGCACTGTACTGGTACAACAAAGCGGCTAAATTGGACAATGTAAGCGGCATGTACGGTGTGGTTAGAATCAGTGATCGTGTAAAAGATGACCTTATCTTGAAAGAGCAGGCTAATTTTTGGAGATTAAGCATCGCTGCGGCTGATGGTGATAAGCACGCAAAATATGAAGCAGGCAAAGCCCTAATTGGTGGGCGAGGCACCGATAAAAATATACCTAAAGGTGTCTCTGTTATTGAAGAAGTGGCTGATGAAGGCAATGTTGAGGCAATGCTTTTTATGGGCGATTGGAGTATGTCTAAAGAGAACATGAATAAATCACCAGTGGCTTCTTCTGAGTGGTATCAGCTTGCGGCAAATAAAGGGAATAGTAACGGTCGTATCAAGTTAGGCTTGAACCATCTGCATGGTATCGGTGTTGAAAAAAGCCACACAAAAGGGTGTTACTGGCTAGAGCTAGCCGCTGAAAAAGGAAGTTATGAAGCGATGTATCATGCCGGTGAGGCATGGCGTGAACACGGCGCGAATGGCAATGCGATTGCGTATATATGGCTATTTCTTTCGGCTCACTTCGGTTATGAACCAGCACGGGCAGCAAGGGATGTGGTTGGTGGGATCATTGATGTGGAAACGGTCGTGGGGCTTCAAACTCTTTCAAAGCCGTTAATGAAAAAGTTAACAGAAGGGGCTGCCCCTAAGCACTCGATTATTCGAGCATTGAATAAGTTGTATAAGCGAGAAGAGTTCTTCCCTGAAAAATTAAGTTCTGAAGATATGCAGCCTGTTGATAATGTAGTTGTCGAAAGTGACGACGTTAATAAGTCTGCTTTCGATGTCAGTTTTGATTTTCTACCCAATAGCGATTATTCGGCTGAAGATAAATCGCAAACTAATTAG
- a CDS encoding DUF368 domain-containing protein has protein sequence MNYLTTFFKGMAMGAADVVPGVSGGTIAFITGIYDTLLESIRRINPSVFGLWRREGFKSAFAHVNGLFLISLFGGVLTSIATLAKLISWLLVTHPVPLWSFFFGLILVSVFHILKQIEKRDVTRFMFLLLGVIFAYSITVISPLQLEPTSLNVLLAGAIAICAMILPGISGSFILLLIGMYTPVLAAVKGFQIDVLALFLTGCILGLLTFSHVLSWLLKSFRDFTLIFLTGLMIGTLPKIWPWKETISWRINSKGEEVPLIQHNLSPFDFESVTAQPSQLVLSIVMMCFAIGLVLGLEKFAERNQNS, from the coding sequence ATGAACTACTTAACCACTTTTTTTAAAGGTATGGCGATGGGGGCGGCCGATGTTGTTCCTGGCGTTTCTGGCGGTACGATCGCATTCATCACCGGAATATATGACACCTTGCTTGAAAGCATTCGCCGAATAAACCCAAGCGTGTTTGGACTATGGCGACGAGAAGGCTTCAAATCTGCATTTGCTCATGTAAATGGATTATTCCTAATCTCTCTTTTTGGAGGCGTTCTCACGAGTATCGCCACATTAGCAAAATTAATTTCATGGCTACTTGTCACTCACCCAGTACCCTTATGGTCCTTTTTCTTCGGTCTCATTCTGGTTTCTGTCTTCCATATCCTTAAACAGATCGAGAAAAGAGATGTCACGAGATTTATGTTTCTACTACTCGGTGTCATTTTCGCCTACAGCATAACGGTTATCAGCCCGCTTCAACTTGAGCCAACAAGCCTCAATGTTCTGTTAGCAGGTGCGATTGCGATATGCGCAATGATTCTGCCGGGTATCTCAGGCAGTTTTATTCTGCTATTAATTGGAATGTATACACCTGTACTCGCGGCTGTAAAAGGCTTCCAAATCGACGTACTTGCGTTGTTCTTAACTGGTTGCATACTAGGATTACTTACGTTTTCTCACGTATTATCTTGGCTATTAAAATCGTTTAGAGATTTCACATTAATATTCTTAACAGGATTGATGATTGGAACCCTACCAAAAATTTGGCCTTGGAAAGAAACCATTAGTTGGCGTATCAATTCGAAAGGTGAAGAGGTGCCTTTAATTCAGCACAACCTCTCCCCTTTTGATTTCGAATCAGTGACAGCTCAGCCTTCCCAATTAGTACTCTCCATTGTGATGATGTGCTTCGCGATAGGGTTAGTTCTTGGACTAGAAAAGTTTGCAGAGCGCAACCAAAATTCATAA
- a CDS encoding alpha-amylase family protein produces the protein MKNNKFSIYQVFTRLFGNTSTTNQPWGTAAQNGIGKFSDFTHTALSEIKSLGITHIWYTGVPHHAVIQDYQDYGISNDHPSVVKGRAGSPYAVKDYYSVNPDLADDPAQRNQEFDQLIERSHQHDLKVVIDIVPNHIARQYKGLNNPEDVKDFGYDDDTSVEYNRHNNFYYIPKQAFQLPDIPMQFLPLGGEIHPSLQTPFNESPAKWTGNGSRLTKPNFDDWYETVKINYGVRPDGSKDFDELPEHYEELGYQEHFAFWQQKEVPDSWKKFRDIALFWLDKGVDGFRYDMAEMVPVEFWSYMNSAIKMKNPDAFLMAEVYQPDLYRTYIHQGKMDYLYDKVDLYDSLKDIIQGRGDTKNISDIQSAMADIEHHMLHFLDNHDEQRIASPQFAGDANLARPAMLISTLMSSSPTMIYFGQEVGEPGAEEAGFGQPSRTSIFDYVGVPHHQRWMNDGKFDGHLLTENEKSLRTFYKSLLNFSLNASCMTGEFDDLYLRNQQQLGQRTYLFARHDHHQVVIVAANFDSQLSLEPTLTIDCDVIEKWQLSDGEYQFIEQIEGKQSLLLTVKEGVGSLSIPLQPLASYAFSLIK, from the coding sequence ATGAAAAACAACAAATTCTCGATTTATCAAGTCTTCACTCGTTTATTTGGCAATACATCAACGACCAATCAGCCATGGGGAACGGCGGCACAAAATGGAATTGGAAAATTCAGTGACTTTACCCACACGGCACTATCTGAAATAAAATCGCTCGGAATAACCCATATCTGGTATACCGGAGTACCCCACCATGCTGTGATTCAAGACTATCAAGATTATGGCATCAGCAATGATCACCCTAGCGTTGTCAAAGGACGGGCAGGATCTCCGTATGCTGTCAAAGATTACTACTCCGTAAACCCTGATTTGGCTGACGATCCTGCTCAACGAAATCAAGAATTCGATCAACTCATCGAACGTAGCCATCAACATGATTTAAAAGTGGTCATTGATATTGTACCGAATCACATTGCTCGTCAGTACAAAGGGTTAAATAACCCAGAAGATGTGAAAGACTTCGGCTATGACGATGACACAAGCGTCGAATATAACCGCCATAACAACTTTTATTACATCCCAAAACAAGCATTTCAACTGCCTGACATCCCAATGCAATTTTTACCTCTCGGCGGAGAAATACATCCTTCCTTACAAACACCGTTCAATGAGTCTCCAGCCAAATGGACAGGAAATGGCTCAAGACTTACCAAGCCTAACTTTGATGATTGGTATGAGACCGTGAAGATCAATTATGGTGTTCGACCTGATGGAAGCAAAGATTTTGACGAACTTCCAGAGCACTATGAAGAGCTTGGTTATCAAGAGCATTTCGCCTTTTGGCAACAAAAAGAGGTGCCTGACTCTTGGAAAAAATTCCGTGATATCGCGTTATTTTGGCTCGACAAAGGGGTAGATGGGTTCCGTTATGACATGGCAGAGATGGTGCCCGTGGAGTTTTGGAGTTATATGAACTCGGCAATCAAAATGAAAAATCCCGACGCTTTTTTGATGGCTGAAGTCTATCAGCCCGACCTTTATCGCACTTATATTCATCAAGGAAAGATGGACTATCTATACGATAAAGTGGATTTATACGATTCACTTAAAGATATTATCCAAGGGCGTGGAGACACAAAAAACATCTCTGATATCCAATCGGCCATGGCGGATATTGAACATCACATGCTGCACTTTTTAGATAACCATGATGAACAACGTATTGCTTCACCACAATTCGCGGGGGACGCAAACTTAGCTCGCCCAGCAATGCTGATCAGCACTCTCATGAGTAGTTCGCCAACCATGATCTATTTTGGTCAAGAGGTGGGAGAACCTGGCGCAGAAGAGGCCGGATTCGGACAACCGTCTAGAACCTCTATCTTTGATTATGTCGGCGTTCCACATCATCAGCGATGGATGAATGACGGTAAATTTGATGGCCATTTGCTCACTGAGAATGAAAAATCACTGCGAACCTTCTATAAGAGCTTGCTCAACTTTTCTCTCAATGCTTCCTGCATGACTGGGGAATTTGATGATTTATATCTCCGAAACCAGCAGCAACTAGGACAACGAACGTATCTGTTCGCCCGTCATGATCATCACCAAGTTGTTATTGTTGCGGCTAATTTTGATAGCCAATTAAGCTTAGAGCCAACGTTAACCATTGACTGCGATGTAATAGAAAAATGGCAATTAAGCGATGGTGAGTATCAGTTCATTGAGCAAATCGAAGGGAAACAGTCACTATTATTGACCGTCAAAGAGGGAGTGGGGTCGCTTTCCATTCCTTTACAGCCTCTCGCATCATATGCGTTTAGCTTAATAAAATAG
- a CDS encoding copper chaperone PCu(A)C, with the protein MKLKTLLLTGLLLSPLAQANMDIMTHHPYARATPPTAVNSAVFVSLMNHTDIDRVLVSATTPAAGKVELHDVIKDGDMMKMRQVKQITIPANQTVELKPGSLHIMLFDLASPLTEGSSIDVELTFANGEKQTMQAPVKKVMSGMKHH; encoded by the coding sequence ATGAAGCTCAAAACCCTACTTTTGACAGGACTATTACTTAGCCCTCTTGCTCAAGCTAATATGGACATCATGACTCATCACCCTTATGCACGAGCAACACCACCAACGGCTGTGAATAGCGCGGTATTTGTCTCTCTGATGAACCACACAGATATCGATCGTGTGCTTGTTTCTGCCACAACACCCGCAGCAGGAAAAGTAGAACTGCATGATGTGATAAAAGATGGCGACATGATGAAAATGCGTCAGGTTAAGCAGATCACAATACCAGCAAACCAAACTGTTGAACTGAAACCTGGTAGCTTGCATATCATGTTATTCGACTTAGCTTCACCATTAACGGAAGGCAGCAGTATTGATGTTGAACTTACTTTTGCCAATGGTGAAAAACAGACCATGCAAGCTCCAGTTAAAAAAGTAATGAGTGGAATGAAGCACCATTAA
- a CDS encoding SCO family protein, translated as MSRNWSLILVVAFALGYGVKAYLDGQASIRLEQQQAAAEQQAVNTVLFGKDNQEVAIFDPQDPRIRIVYFGFTRCPDVCPTSLAMLSGALNEIDPQQQSQLRPIFISLDPERDAADDSFKYAQYFHPMIEGLSAPLEITTTLAHHYGVIFRKTELEGSQLEYTLDHSSYFYFLKPDGTLIKKVPHTLSPAPIVEAINTLTQTSSEG; from the coding sequence ATGAGCCGAAATTGGTCACTAATACTCGTTGTTGCGTTTGCTCTTGGCTATGGTGTCAAAGCCTATTTAGATGGGCAAGCGTCTATTCGTTTAGAACAGCAACAAGCCGCAGCAGAACAACAAGCAGTCAATACCGTATTATTTGGGAAAGATAATCAAGAAGTCGCTATTTTCGATCCTCAAGATCCGCGCATTCGTATTGTCTATTTTGGCTTCACGCGCTGCCCTGATGTTTGCCCTACATCATTAGCGATGTTATCTGGCGCTCTCAATGAAATAGATCCACAGCAGCAATCCCAACTGCGCCCTATCTTCATCTCTCTCGATCCTGAACGAGATGCCGCTGATGACTCATTCAAATATGCGCAATATTTCCACCCAATGATTGAAGGGCTATCGGCCCCTCTAGAGATCACGACAACTCTTGCTCATCACTATGGAGTGATCTTCCGGAAAACAGAACTAGAAGGTTCTCAACTTGAATATACGCTGGATCACAGCTCTTACTTCTATTTCTTAAAACCCGATGGAACGCTAATCAAAAAAGTGCCACATACGCTTTCTCCGGCGCCAATCGTGGAAGCGATAAACACTCTGACCCAAACCTCTTCAGAAGGATAA
- a CDS encoding DUF3012 domain-containing protein translates to MKKALIVLFMAGQLMACTEVGSKEWCQDMQDKPKGDWTANEAGDFATHCIF, encoded by the coding sequence ATGAAAAAAGCATTGATCGTATTGTTCATGGCAGGACAATTAATGGCATGTACCGAAGTCGGCAGTAAAGAGTGGTGTCAAGATATGCAAGATAAGCCTAAAGGCGATTGGACGGCGAATGAAGCTGGAGATTTTGCAACGCACTGTATTTTTTAA